From Heteronotia binoei isolate CCM8104 ecotype False Entrance Well chromosome 3, APGP_CSIRO_Hbin_v1, whole genome shotgun sequence, a single genomic window includes:
- the LOC132569175 gene encoding uncharacterized protein K02A2.6-like, with protein KVAVLIEGNPCQMEVDSGSSISLIAEETLRELCPRQRLQLRPANFILRDLQKNPVQIAGWARVQVERGSFHGPLDILVVKRQLATLLGLDWFKPLGIRVEGVGQTLTPSGFGEICKEFPEVFDGSLGSYKGPAISLPLDPTVRPIRLKARRVPFALKPKIEAELDRLTAQGVLEPVDYATWETPIVTPIKPNGEVRICADYKCTINKALQDNPYPVPVVNHVLAALAGSKIFGKLDLAQAYQQLPVDAKTAEAQTIVTHRGAFRVRRLQFGVSVAPGIFQSIMDALLKGIPGVQPFFDDVLVAAPDPEEFGNRLREVLRRFQAAGLKVKREKCLLGVPRVEFLGFAVDAAGRKDTGHRASSGPHLQSGAPKLLGAFQAVKDVLVSNAVLHHFDEGLPIILACDASPYGVGAVLGHQLPDGREVPVAYYSRTLTPAERNYAQIDKEALAIVAGVRKFHEYLYGRRFTTAMDHKPLLGLLAPDRQTPQILSQRVLRWNQFLNSYTYTLIHRAGKAMGHADALSRLPLPEMGPDPAPAHQVMLMESLPEPPLHAAEVAKATQKHKTLARVLDWVVRGWPEGNMGEEFKPYKVRREELAAHKGCLLWGSRVVIPPPLQKRVLESLHETHPGIVRMKALARSYVWWPGMDGE; from the exons aaagtggcagtcctcatcgaagggaacccctgccaaatggaggtggactcaggttcctccatttccctcatagcggaggagaccctgagggaactgtgcccccggcagcggctgcaactacggccggcgaacttcatactccgggaccttcagaagaacccggtgcaaattgcggggtgggcgcgggtgcaagttgagagggggtccttccacgggccgctggacatcctggtggtaaagcgccaacttgccaccctgctggggctggattggttcaaacccttggggatacgcgtggagggggtggggcaaaccttaacgcccagcgggttcggggagatttgcaaagagttccccgaggtattcgatgggtccctgggaagctacaaggggccggccatctccctgcccctagaccccacggtcaggccgatccggctcaaggcaaggagggtcccgttcgctttaaagccaaaaatagaggccgaactagaccgcctcacagcccagggtgtcctggagcctgtggactatgccacctgggagacccccatcgtaacccccatcaagccaaacggggaggtgcggatctgtgcagactataaatgcacgataaacaaggcactgcaggataacccctacccagtgccggtggtaaacCACGTTCTGgcggccctagcggggtccaagatcttcgggaagctggacctggcacaggcctaccaacagctcccggtagatgctaagacggcggaagcccaaacgatagtaacgcacaggggggccttccgggtgaggaggctacagttcggggtaagcgtcgctccggggatcttccagagtataatggacgctctccttaaagggatccccggagtccagccgttcttcgacgacgttttagtcgccgccccggaccccgaagaattcggcaaccgcctaagagaggtgctccgccggttccaggctgcggggctaaaagtcaagagggagaagtgcctgctgggggttccgcgggtggagttcctggggttcgccgtggacgcagcgggaagaaaagacacgggccatcgtgcaagctccggcccccacctgcaaagcggagctccaaagcttcttgggg cgtttcaggcggtcaaggacgttctggtgtccaatgcggtgctccaccattttgacgagggcctccccatcatcttggcttgcgatgcatcgccgtatggggtgggagcagtcctggggcaccaactcccggacgggagggaggtgccggtagcatactactcccgcacactgacaccagcagagcgcaattacgcacagatagataaggaggctctggcgatcgtggcgggggtccgcaagttccatgagtatctgtacgggcggaggttcaccacagccatggaccacaagcccctcttaggtctgctggccccagatcgacaaaccccccaaatcctgtcacagcgtgtgttgaggtggaatcaattcctcaactcctacacttacacactgatacaccgggccggcaaggctatgggccacgctgacgcgctcagccgtttgccgctgccggaaatgggtccagaccccgcccccgcacaccaggtaatgctgatggaaagcctcccagagccacccctacacgcagcggaggtcgccaaggccacccagaaacacaagacactggcacgggtgctcgactgggtggtaagggggtggccagagggaaacatgggggaagaattcaaaccctataaagtcaggagggaggaactggcagcccacaaggggtgcttactatggggaagtagggtagtgattccgcccccgctgcaaaagcgtgttctagaatccctccatgagacccaccccggcatagtgcgaatgaaggccctggctagaagctacgtctggtggccgggaatggacggggag